Part of the Paracoccus sp. MC1862 genome, CAGGGGCAGCAGGGCCAGGATGGCCACCGCCGAAAAACCGAACAGTGCCCCCCGTGCCAGCACCCGCATCAGGTTCGGGGACAGCGCCACATAGCGCAGTCCGGCGGCGATCGCGGGGGCCAGCGGCTCGGGCGGGGCGATGCGGACGCGCGCTGGCGGCTTCCAGCGGATCAGGGCGAAGAGCAGCGGCACATAGCTGAAGGCGTTGACCGCAAAGGCCGCCGCGGCGCCGTAAGCCGCCACGATCAGCCCGCCCGCCGCCGGCCCGACCGAGCGCATCAGGTTGAAGCCGACCGAGTTCAGCGTGACCGCCGCCGGCAGGTCCGCACGCGGGACCAGGTCGCCCATGCTGGCCTGCCACGGCGGGTTGTAGAGCGCCTGCCCCAGCCCGATCAGGAAGGTCAGCGCCAGCAGGCTGTAGGGGTCGAGCCAGCCGTAGGTCGCGACCACCGCCAGGAACAGCGACACGCTGGCCATGACCCCCAGCGCGATCAGCAGCAGCCGCTTGCGCTCGAAGATGTCGGCCAGAGCGCCCGACAGCAGCGCGAACAGCATGATCGGCAGGGTGTTGGAGGCCTGCACCAGCGCCACCAGCGTGGCGCTGTCGGTCAGTTGCGTCATCATCCAGGCCGCGCCCACCGCCTGTACCAGCCCGCCGAAGTTCGAGACCAGCGTTGCCGCCCAGAGGGTGCGGAACGCCTTGTGACGGAACGGGGCAAGGGCGGAGGGGCGGGACATCAGGGTCACACTAGCGGCGGCGGCGGGAAGGGCAATCGGACGCTGGCCTGCCCGGCAAGGAAGCGCGGCTTGACGGCGATGGTTCCGCCGTCATGCTGGCCGGCACTGTCCCGAACCGAGGATGCCTCATGACCGATCCGCGCCCCATGCCCATCCCGGACCGCCTTGCCGGGCGCCAGCTTGCGTTGCGGGCGATCATGGACGGGCGGGGCTTGGACGCGGTGATCCTGTCCTCTCTGCCGAGCCTGGCCCATTACGGCGGGCTCGGGAGCGGCGACGCATCCTGCCTGCTGGTCGTCACCGCGCGCGAGGCAAGGCTGGCCTGGCCGGGACACCCGCCCGGGATATGGGCCGAGGCCACGGCCCTGCTGCCTGACAACTGTGCGCTGGGCCACGAGGACGATGTTCCGGCGGATGCGCTTGCGGCGGTGCAGCGGCTCAGGCGGCCCCGGCGGCTGATCTCCATATCCGCCGACATCGCCCGCCAGATCGCGGAAGGATGAAAGACCCCCGCCCGAGGAAAGGCGGGGGTCCAGAGCGGCGGCCTTCGGGGGAGGAGCCGGCCGCCGGACGGCCGCGCGCTCAGCGGCGGCCGGTGAACAACGAGACGATCACCAGCAGGATCACCGCGCCGATGGTCGAGAACACGATCGAGCCGAGAAAGCTCGTGCCGCGGACGGTAGCGCCCGCGGCCGGTCCGGCCCCGAGGTTCCAGCCCAGCGTCGGGAACAGCCAGCTTGCCAGAACGGCGCCCAGGACGCCCACCACGATGTTCATCAGGCTGCCCTGACCGTGGCCCTTGACGATCTTGCCGGCAAGCCAGCCGGCGATGGCGCCGATGATGATGGCGACGATGAAGCCCATGCTTGGTCCCTTTCCAGATGCGGCGGGGCTTGTGCAGCCGCCGGATGTCCCCCGAACGTCGGGCTGGCCCGGGGGTTCCGGGGCAGGGAAAGGGTGGTGCCGCGCTGCGGCATATGGGCAACGGATCACGGCGTGATCAAAAGATCGCGGGCGCGGCAAATATGCCACGTGCCGGGCGCGACTCCCCTGTGTTTCTTGACGTATGGGCATGAACTCCGACCTATGGACCGATCGGATCGGCTTGCGACCCATGGCCGCGATTCGTGCCGTCCACCCTGCCAACCTCCGGCCGCCGCGCGGCATCCCGTGCGCGGTCATGCGTGAAGGAAACCCTTGATGCGTCTCGCCTCTGCCGCGCTGCTGGCATGTGCCCTCGGCCTTGCCGCCTGTGGCCCCGACAACCGGGCCGCGCAGGCCCCCGAAACCAGCAACTTCGTTCCCCAGGCTTATCAGGCGCGCATCGACCGCGGCCCCAACGGCGAGCCGCTGGACATCCCGGCGATCAAGCCCGCCTACCTGCGCGAGCGCAACGTGCGGACCGTCGTTCCCTATAACGGTCCCGATGCGCCCGGCACGGTCGTGGTCGATCCCTATGCGCGCTTCCTTTACCTGGTCGAGAATGGCGGCATGGCCACCCGTGTCGGCATCGCCGTTGGCCGCGCCGGCGTGGGCTACGCCGGCACCGCGACCATCCGGCGCAAGGCGCAGTGGCCGTCCTGGACGCCG contains:
- a CDS encoding GlsB/YeaQ/YmgE family stress response membrane protein, with translation MGFIVAIIIGAIAGWLAGKIVKGHGQGSLMNIVVGVLGAVLASWLFPTLGWNLGAGPAAGATVRGTSFLGSIVFSTIGAVILLVIVSLFTGRR